From Pseudomonas hefeiensis, one genomic window encodes:
- a CDS encoding MetQ/NlpA family ABC transporter substrate-binding protein, giving the protein MKKVLLFTALAAALTSGLAQAAEKLVVAATPVPHAEILELIKPALAKEGVDLQIKVFTDYVQPNVQVDQKHLDANYFQTLPYLKSFNEGKGTDLVTVIGVHVEPFGGYSKKVKSLAELKDGATIAIPNEGSNSGRALILLQKAGLIELKDPKNALATPKDIAKNPKNFQFKELESAMLPRVLDQVDLDMINTNYALEAGLNPAKDALVIEGSDSPYVNFLVARPDNKDSPAMQKLAKALTSPEVKAFIEKKYSGAVLPAF; this is encoded by the coding sequence ATGAAAAAGGTTCTGTTATTCACCGCATTGGCAGCAGCCCTGACTTCGGGTCTGGCCCAGGCGGCGGAGAAACTGGTCGTGGCGGCCACCCCGGTGCCCCACGCTGAAATTCTTGAGCTGATCAAGCCGGCCTTGGCCAAAGAAGGCGTGGACCTGCAAATCAAGGTGTTCACCGACTACGTTCAACCCAACGTACAGGTTGATCAGAAGCACCTGGACGCCAACTACTTTCAGACCCTGCCGTACCTCAAGAGCTTCAACGAAGGCAAAGGCACCGATCTGGTGACCGTGATCGGCGTACATGTGGAACCGTTTGGTGGCTACTCGAAGAAAGTCAAAAGCCTGGCCGAACTCAAGGACGGCGCGACCATCGCCATTCCCAACGAAGGCAGCAACAGTGGTCGCGCCCTGATCCTGCTGCAGAAGGCTGGCCTGATCGAGCTCAAGGACCCGAAAAACGCCCTGGCGACGCCCAAGGACATCGCCAAGAATCCGAAGAACTTCCAGTTCAAGGAGCTGGAGTCGGCCATGCTGCCGCGTGTGCTGGATCAGGTCGACCTGGACATGATCAACACCAACTACGCTTTGGAAGCGGGTCTTAACCCGGCCAAGGATGCGCTGGTAATCGAAGGTTCGGATTCGCCGTATGTGAACTTCCTGGTGGCCCGCCCGGACAACAAGGACAGCCCGGCCATGCAGAAACTGGCCAAGGCCCTGACCAGTCCGGAAGTGAAGGCGTTTATCGAGAAGAAATACAGTGGCGCGGTATTGCCGGCGTTCTGA